Proteins co-encoded in one Methyloterricola oryzae genomic window:
- the fliO gene encoding flagellar biosynthetic protein FliO yields MIRGTALTILGLWLPGCVLAGDVPLRSEPRVDLLQWTLAFGAVLLALFVFALALRRLGQFSRLEPGSFKVLAALSLGSRERVVLVQAGAKQLVLGVAPGRVQTLCVLEGEEAIRLSGDVAQQEPFVRHFKHLMSGRDS; encoded by the coding sequence ATGATCAGAGGGACCGCTCTGACGATCCTGGGATTGTGGCTTCCCGGATGTGTGCTGGCGGGAGATGTGCCCCTGCGCTCAGAGCCGCGCGTCGATCTATTGCAATGGACCCTAGCATTCGGCGCAGTTCTGCTGGCCTTGTTCGTCTTTGCCTTGGCGCTGCGCCGCCTGGGCCAGTTTTCGCGGCTCGAACCCGGCAGCTTCAAGGTGCTGGCGGCCTTGTCCCTTGGCTCGCGGGAAAGGGTCGTGCTGGTGCAGGCCGGGGCGAAGCAACTGGTCTTGGGGGTTGCGCCGGGACGCGTGCAGACTCTGTGCGTTCTGGAAGGAGAAGAAGCCATCCGGCTGAGTGGGGACGTCGCTCAGCAGGAACCCTTCGTACGACATTTCAAGCATCTGATGTCAGGCCGGGACTCATGA
- the fliP gene encoding flagellar type III secretion system pore protein FliP (The bacterial flagellar biogenesis protein FliP forms a type III secretion system (T3SS)-type pore required for flagellar assembly.), whose translation MNWNRLALAAVACVLMTSACGDVLAEPATLEAFTITPDGKGGQSYSVKIQILALMTALTVLPSILLSMTSFTRIMIVLAILRQALGTAQTPNNQVLLGLSLFLTLFIMAPVLEKVNEQAVQPYLKEEIADSAALERAVLPFREFMLRQTRETDLELFVRISGRAAIASPEETPLTLLAPAFMISELKTAFQMGFLLFLPFLIIDLVVATILMSMGMMMLSPMVISLPFKLMLFVLVDGWALVVETLAASFFAE comes from the coding sequence ATGAACTGGAATCGCCTCGCTCTCGCCGCAGTGGCGTGCGTGCTCATGACGAGCGCATGCGGGGACGTCCTGGCAGAGCCCGCGACCCTGGAAGCCTTCACTATCACTCCCGACGGCAAAGGGGGGCAAAGCTACTCGGTGAAGATCCAGATTCTGGCCTTGATGACGGCGCTCACCGTACTGCCTTCGATCCTCCTGAGCATGACGTCGTTCACTCGGATCATGATAGTCCTGGCCATTCTGCGCCAGGCCCTGGGCACGGCACAGACGCCCAACAATCAGGTTTTGCTCGGGCTTTCCCTGTTTCTCACCCTGTTCATCATGGCGCCTGTGCTGGAGAAGGTGAACGAGCAGGCGGTGCAGCCTTATCTCAAAGAGGAGATTGCCGATTCCGCGGCGCTGGAGCGGGCGGTGTTGCCCTTCCGGGAATTCATGCTGCGGCAAACGCGGGAAACCGACTTGGAGTTGTTCGTGCGTATCTCCGGTAGGGCCGCCATCGCCTCGCCCGAGGAGACGCCGCTGACCCTTTTGGCTCCGGCCTTCATGATCAGTGAGTTGAAGACCGCCTTCCAGATGGGTTTCCTATTGTTCCTTCCGTTCCTGATCATCGACCTGGTGGTTGCCACCATCCTCATGTCCATGGGTATGATGATGCTTTCGCCCATGGTGATCTCCCTGCCTTTCAAGCTGATGCTGTTCGTGCTGGTGGACGGCTGGGCTCTCGTGGTTGAGACGCTGGCGGCGAGCTTTTTCGCCGAGTAG
- the fliQ gene encoding flagellar biosynthesis protein FliQ, whose protein sequence is MTPDTIIDLGRQAMLVIVQLTAPILLSTLAVGLLIAMFQAATQINEMTLTFVPKLIIMALIMLFAGSWMLRLLVDYTEGLVRSIPSLLG, encoded by the coding sequence ATGACTCCGGATACCATCATCGATTTGGGGCGCCAGGCGATGCTGGTGATCGTGCAGCTGACCGCCCCCATTCTGCTGTCCACTTTGGCCGTGGGCCTGCTCATCGCCATGTTCCAGGCGGCGACACAGATCAATGAAATGACGCTGACCTTCGTGCCCAAGCTGATCATCATGGCGCTGATCATGCTGTTCGCCGGTTCGTGGATGCTGCGTCTTCTGGTCGACTATACCGAAGGCCTGGTGCGCAGCATCCCCAGCCTTCTAGGCTAG
- a CDS encoding MinD/ParA family protein, with protein MVQPRPVRVFAVSSGKGGVGKTNVSVNLGVCLNELGHHVALMDADMGLANVDVLLGLQPKYNLSHLLSGERSLEEIIVEGPGGLKVVPGSSGLQRMSELTVGEQAGVIRAFSEIGSDIDVLIVDTAAGISGSVVNFARACQEIFLVVCDEPTSMTDAYAFIKLLNRDYGVFRFQILANMVPDERQGLALYTKLCKVTDRYLDVALNYLGAIPQDDYLKKSVQRQGPVSLLYPQSKSAQAFRALARKAEALPMSDAVSGRLEFFVERMIEYSSAAAL; from the coding sequence ATGGTACAGCCCAGACCGGTTCGTGTATTCGCAGTGAGCAGCGGCAAAGGCGGGGTCGGCAAGACCAACGTCTCGGTCAATCTCGGCGTGTGCCTCAATGAACTGGGCCATCATGTGGCTTTGATGGATGCCGACATGGGGCTCGCCAATGTCGATGTCCTGTTGGGCCTGCAGCCCAAATACAACCTGTCCCATCTGCTCAGCGGCGAGCGTTCGCTGGAAGAGATCATCGTGGAGGGGCCGGGCGGTCTCAAAGTGGTGCCGGGATCCTCCGGTCTGCAGCGCATGTCCGAACTGACCGTGGGCGAGCAGGCGGGTGTCATCCGGGCCTTCAGCGAAATCGGGAGCGATATCGACGTGCTCATCGTCGACACTGCAGCGGGAATTTCCGGTAGCGTGGTCAATTTCGCCCGTGCCTGCCAGGAAATCTTTCTGGTGGTGTGCGACGAACCAACCTCCATGACCGACGCATACGCCTTCATCAAGCTCTTGAACCGCGATTACGGCGTCTTCCGCTTTCAGATCCTGGCCAACATGGTTCCGGACGAGAGGCAGGGCTTGGCTTTGTACACCAAGCTGTGCAAGGTGACCGACCGTTATCTGGATGTGGCGCTCAATTATCTCGGGGCGATTCCCCAGGACGATTACCTCAAGAAGTCGGTGCAGAGGCAGGGGCCCGTGAGTCTGCTGTATCCGCAGAGCAAGTCTGCGCAGGCCTTCCGCGCCTTGGCTCGGAAAGCGGAGGCTTTGCCGATGTCCGATGCGGTGTCCGGCCGCCTCGAGTTCTTCGTCGAACGCATGATCGAGTACAGCAGCGCGGCGGCTTTATGA
- the fliN gene encoding flagellar motor switch protein FliN — MSENDVSSAEDEDLSADWAAAFQEAGKSIPSEEKAPEPATFGNLSEKAAPPDAKREDINLDVILDVPVTISMEIGRTRINIRNLLQLTQGSVVELDRLAGEPMDVLVNGTLIAHGEVVVVNDKFGIRLTDVLSPAERVRKLK, encoded by the coding sequence GTGAGCGAAAATGACGTAAGCAGTGCCGAAGACGAGGACTTGTCGGCTGACTGGGCCGCTGCCTTCCAGGAGGCGGGAAAGTCCATACCCAGCGAGGAAAAAGCCCCGGAACCGGCGACCTTCGGTAATCTGAGCGAGAAGGCTGCGCCCCCGGATGCGAAGCGTGAAGATATCAACCTGGACGTCATCCTGGATGTGCCGGTCACCATTTCCATGGAAATCGGCCGGACCCGTATCAACATCCGCAACCTGTTGCAGCTGACGCAAGGCTCGGTGGTGGAACTGGATCGCTTGGCCGGGGAACCCATGGACGTACTAGTCAACGGTACGCTGATCGCGCACGGCGAGGTGGTGGTGGTGAATGACAAGTTCGGGATACGCCTGACCGATGTGCTGAGTCCGGCGGAGCGCGTGCGGAAGCTGAAATGA
- the flhA gene encoding flagellar biosynthesis protein FlhA, with protein sequence MATISVLSRLRGVTGLGLGAPLVVLLMMAMLVLPLPAFLLDLLFTFNIALSLLILLVVLYTLRPLDFAVFPTVLLVATLLRLSLNVASARVVLMEGHKGPDAAGKVIEAFGEFVIGGNYTVGIVVFIILVVINFVVVTKGAGRVSEVSARFTLDAMPGKQMAIDADLNAGLINQDEARARRIEVTSEADFYGSMDGASKFVRGDAVAGILILFINIIGGLIVGVAQHGLPFGEALHNYTLLTIGDGLVAQLPSLLLSVASAIIVTRVSSSTEDIGQQFSTQFLADPKPLALSAAVIGLLGLIPGMPNFVFLLLASALGASAYMITQRKRQQALVVAEERAVPQLAAPEVKELGWDDVQPVDLIGLEVGYRLIPLVDKNQGGQLMSKIKGVRKKLSQELGFLIPSVHIRDNLDLSPNAYRVTLLGVTSGEAEVLPERLMAINPGRVYGVLKGVEGKDPAFGLEAVWIEPDQRDHAQTLGYTVVDPSTVVATHLSHLLQSNAHQLFGHEEAQQLLDNLGRMAPKLVEDLVPKTLPLGVVVKVLQNLLQENVPIRDVRTIAETLAEYGGRSQDPAILTAVVRAALGRLIVQKISGIEKEIPVITLDPDLEQLLQRILQTTGQDTAGIEPGLAEQIHTALEEKTQKLEMEGQPAILLVSSPIRPWLARFVRHTIVGLNVLAYNEIPEDRQVKVVATIGQRG encoded by the coding sequence ATGGCGACGATCAGCGTCCTGAGCAGACTGAGGGGAGTGACCGGGCTGGGGCTGGGTGCGCCACTCGTGGTGCTGCTCATGATGGCGATGCTGGTGCTGCCGCTGCCAGCATTCCTGCTCGACCTGCTGTTCACCTTCAATATCGCGCTTTCCCTCCTGATCCTGCTGGTGGTGTTGTATACCCTGCGGCCGCTGGACTTCGCGGTGTTTCCTACCGTGCTTTTGGTGGCCACCCTGTTGCGCTTGAGCCTCAACGTGGCCTCGGCGCGCGTGGTTTTGATGGAAGGCCACAAGGGGCCGGACGCCGCTGGCAAGGTGATCGAGGCCTTTGGCGAGTTCGTCATCGGCGGCAACTACACCGTCGGTATCGTCGTCTTCATCATCCTAGTGGTGATCAATTTCGTGGTAGTCACCAAGGGCGCGGGGCGCGTGTCCGAAGTGAGCGCGCGCTTCACCTTGGATGCCATGCCGGGCAAGCAGATGGCCATCGACGCCGACCTCAACGCCGGCCTGATCAACCAGGACGAAGCGCGCGCGCGGCGCATCGAAGTCACCAGCGAGGCGGATTTCTACGGCTCCATGGACGGCGCCAGCAAGTTCGTGCGCGGCGACGCCGTCGCCGGCATCCTGATCTTGTTCATCAACATCATCGGCGGGTTGATCGTCGGCGTCGCTCAGCATGGATTGCCATTCGGCGAGGCCCTGCACAACTATACCCTTCTGACCATCGGCGACGGCTTGGTGGCGCAGTTGCCCTCGCTGCTGCTGTCAGTGGCTTCCGCCATCATCGTCACCCGCGTTTCCAGCAGCACGGAGGATATCGGTCAGCAGTTCAGCACCCAGTTCCTTGCGGATCCCAAGCCATTGGCCCTCAGCGCCGCCGTGATCGGCCTGCTGGGGCTGATCCCTGGGATGCCTAACTTCGTGTTCCTGCTGCTGGCGTCGGCCCTAGGCGCGTCGGCCTACATGATCACCCAGCGCAAGCGCCAGCAGGCGCTGGTGGTGGCGGAGGAACGCGCCGTGCCGCAATTGGCGGCCCCGGAAGTGAAGGAACTGGGCTGGGACGATGTGCAGCCGGTGGACCTGATCGGGCTGGAAGTGGGGTACCGCCTGATTCCGCTGGTGGACAAGAATCAGGGCGGGCAGCTCATGTCCAAAATCAAGGGGGTACGCAAGAAATTGTCCCAGGAACTGGGCTTTCTGATTCCCTCCGTCCATATCCGCGACAATCTCGATCTGTCGCCCAATGCCTACCGCGTCACCTTGCTAGGCGTCACCTCCGGGGAAGCGGAAGTCTTGCCGGAACGCCTCATGGCCATCAATCCGGGCCGTGTCTACGGCGTGCTCAAAGGCGTTGAAGGCAAGGATCCGGCCTTCGGCCTGGAAGCGGTCTGGATCGAGCCGGACCAGCGCGACCACGCCCAGACCCTGGGCTACACCGTGGTGGATCCGAGCACCGTGGTGGCCACCCACCTCAGCCACTTGCTGCAGTCCAACGCGCACCAGTTGTTTGGCCATGAAGAAGCCCAGCAGCTATTGGACAACCTGGGCCGCATGGCGCCCAAGCTGGTGGAGGACCTGGTGCCCAAGACCTTGCCGCTGGGCGTGGTGGTGAAGGTGCTGCAGAACCTGCTGCAGGAGAACGTTCCCATCCGCGACGTCCGGACCATCGCCGAAACTTTGGCGGAGTACGGGGGGCGGAGCCAGGATCCCGCCATTTTGACGGCGGTGGTGCGCGCGGCCCTCGGCCGGCTTATTGTTCAGAAAATCAGTGGGATAGAAAAGGAGATACCCGTCATCACCCTCGATCCGGATCTGGAACAGTTGTTGCAACGTATATTGCAGACGACGGGGCAGGACACCGCGGGAATTGAACCGGGGTTGGCCGAACAGATCCACACCGCCCTGGAAGAAAAGACACAGAAGCTGGAAATGGAAGGGCAGCCCGCCATCCTGCTGGTGTCTTCGCCAATCAGGCCCTGGCTGGCACGCTTCGTCCGGCACACGATCGTGGGCCTGAACGTGCTGGCTTATAACGAAATTCCCGAGGACCGGCAGGTCAAGGTGGTCGCCACCATTGGCCAGCGCGGATGA
- the fliR gene encoding flagellar biosynthetic protein FliR: protein MRFSESEILAMVGGFLWPFLRIGALFLAIPIFSSHNVPMRMRTLIALGVTVVVMPTLPPMPGIDIFSLSGFMVGIQQVLIGALFGMILNLVFAAVIFGGQSVAYSMGLGFASMIDPSSGVQVPVISQFYLVLATLLFLQMDGHLVAIQLIAESFRGIPIGTEGLTKEQVWGTLRWSSRFFAAGTLMSLPIITALLLINLGFGIASRSAPQLNIFSVGFPVSLLVGLLLIWIGLPGVMNLFAEFLDEGFLIIRNLQP, encoded by the coding sequence ATGCGATTCAGCGAATCGGAAATCTTGGCGATGGTGGGGGGCTTTCTCTGGCCGTTTCTGCGCATCGGCGCGCTTTTTCTGGCCATTCCCATCTTTTCCAGCCACAACGTGCCGATGCGCATGCGCACCCTGATCGCCCTGGGCGTCACGGTCGTGGTCATGCCTACCCTGCCGCCGATGCCCGGCATCGACATCTTCAGCCTGTCCGGATTCATGGTAGGCATTCAGCAGGTCCTGATCGGTGCGCTGTTCGGCATGATCCTGAACCTGGTGTTCGCGGCGGTCATTTTCGGAGGCCAGAGCGTGGCCTATAGCATGGGCCTCGGCTTCGCGTCCATGATCGACCCCTCCAGCGGCGTGCAGGTGCCGGTGATTTCGCAGTTCTATCTGGTTCTGGCGACCCTGCTGTTTCTGCAGATGGATGGCCATCTGGTCGCCATCCAACTCATCGCCGAGAGTTTTCGCGGCATTCCCATAGGAACCGAAGGCCTCACCAAGGAGCAGGTGTGGGGAACCTTGCGCTGGAGCAGCCGCTTCTTCGCCGCCGGTACCCTCATGTCCCTGCCCATCATCACGGCCCTGCTGCTGATCAACCTGGGTTTTGGCATCGCCAGCCGTTCGGCACCCCAGCTCAACATCTTTTCGGTCGGCTTTCCGGTCAGTCTGCTCGTCGGCCTGCTGCTGATCTGGATCGGGCTGCCGGGGGTGATGAACCTGTTCGCCGAATTCCTCGACGAGGGATTCCTCATCATCCGCAACCTCCAGCCATGA
- a CDS encoding RNA polymerase sigma factor FliA yields the protein MNGIAMYASMQADETDVLVREHASLVKRIAYHLLSRLPPSVQVDDLIQAGMVGLLEAVQHYDPSQGASFETYAGIRIRGSMLDELRRYDWTPRSVHRKAREVAEAIRAIEAKTGRDARDAEVAEHLGMPLSEYHLILQDAMSCRIFSIEELLEAGDSVLDGCTDMRAAPFDRLSQSGFAKSLADAISGLPERERLVVSLYYEEELNLREIGEVLGVSESRVCQIQSQAMMRLRARMHDWLDDGADSVNPRKRRTTRKG from the coding sequence ATGAACGGAATTGCCATGTATGCCTCGATGCAGGCAGACGAAACGGATGTCCTGGTTCGAGAGCATGCCTCCCTCGTCAAACGCATCGCTTATCATCTGCTCAGTCGCCTGCCGCCGAGCGTACAGGTGGACGACCTGATCCAGGCTGGCATGGTGGGGCTTCTTGAAGCCGTGCAGCATTACGATCCCTCCCAGGGCGCGAGCTTCGAGACCTACGCGGGCATACGCATCCGCGGTTCCATGCTGGACGAGCTACGCCGCTACGATTGGACGCCCCGATCCGTGCACCGCAAGGCGCGCGAGGTGGCCGAGGCCATCCGTGCCATCGAAGCCAAGACCGGCCGTGACGCGCGTGATGCGGAAGTGGCCGAGCATCTTGGAATGCCCTTGTCGGAATATCACCTGATCCTGCAGGATGCCATGAGTTGCCGCATCTTCAGCATCGAGGAACTGCTGGAGGCCGGTGATTCGGTGCTTGATGGGTGCACCGACATGCGCGCGGCGCCCTTCGACCGTCTCAGCCAGAGCGGATTTGCCAAGTCCCTGGCCGACGCCATTTCCGGTTTGCCGGAACGCGAGCGCCTGGTGGTTTCGCTGTACTACGAGGAAGAACTGAACCTGCGCGAAATCGGCGAGGTGCTGGGTGTGAGCGAGTCGCGAGTTTGCCAGATCCAGAGCCAGGCGATGATGCGACTCCGCGCGAGAATGCACGACTGGCTGGATGACGGCGCCGATTCGGTTAATCCCAGGAAGCGCCGGACCACCCGGAAGGGATGA
- the flhB gene encoding flagellar biosynthesis protein FlhB, giving the protein MAEDQEERTEEPTAKRLSEAREKGQIPRSRELNTLVLLLTGSVVIYFFGDLLMKNLWSLMEADFRLTRHDLFEDRAIIEHLVQDFWIAVKLIAPFLLLMALVALASPMSLGGWNFSHEAYAPKWEKLNPLTGLKRMVSPQALNELVKSLLKFVLIGGVTALLFMHYFDDFLSLNRQSLEPASRRAGELIVKCLLYLCASLVLIAAIDVPFQLWSYTRQLRMTRQEVRDEMRDIEGKPEVKGKIRSLQMEYARRRMMEEVPKADVVVTNPTHFAVALKYDQSAMGAPTVVAKGTDLIAAQMRSIAQEAGVPLLAAPPLARALYYSTELEREIPAGLYLVVAQVLAYVYQLRAARQFGGDTPAPPADLRVPDEFKQGPEA; this is encoded by the coding sequence ATGGCTGAAGACCAGGAGGAACGCACTGAAGAACCCACCGCAAAACGTCTCAGCGAGGCGCGGGAGAAGGGCCAGATCCCTCGTTCACGGGAGCTCAACACCCTGGTCTTGTTGCTTACCGGATCAGTGGTGATTTATTTCTTCGGCGACCTGTTGATGAAGAACCTGTGGTCCTTGATGGAGGCGGATTTTCGCCTGACCCGCCACGATCTGTTCGAAGATCGAGCCATCATCGAGCACCTGGTGCAGGATTTCTGGATAGCGGTGAAACTGATTGCCCCGTTCCTGCTGCTCATGGCGCTGGTGGCGCTGGCTTCGCCCATGTCCCTGGGCGGATGGAATTTCAGCCATGAGGCCTACGCCCCGAAGTGGGAGAAGCTGAATCCGCTGACGGGCTTGAAGCGCATGGTCTCGCCGCAGGCGCTGAACGAACTGGTCAAGTCACTGCTCAAGTTTGTACTGATCGGTGGGGTTACTGCCTTGCTGTTCATGCATTATTTCGACGATTTTTTGAGTCTCAACCGGCAATCCCTGGAGCCGGCCTCGCGCCGCGCGGGCGAACTGATCGTCAAGTGCCTCCTTTATTTGTGCGCGTCGCTGGTGCTGATTGCGGCAATCGACGTGCCGTTTCAACTCTGGAGCTACACGCGCCAGTTGCGCATGACCCGGCAGGAGGTCAGGGATGAAATGCGCGATATCGAAGGCAAGCCGGAAGTGAAGGGCAAGATCCGCAGCCTGCAGATGGAATATGCGCGGCGGCGGATGATGGAGGAGGTGCCAAAAGCGGACGTGGTGGTCACCAACCCGACCCACTTCGCCGTCGCCCTCAAGTACGACCAGAGTGCGATGGGCGCACCCACCGTCGTGGCCAAGGGTACCGATCTGATTGCTGCGCAGATGCGTTCCATTGCCCAGGAGGCTGGAGTTCCCCTGCTGGCTGCGCCTCCTCTGGCTCGCGCCCTCTACTATTCCACGGAACTGGAGCGTGAGATTCCGGCGGGTCTCTATCTGGTGGTGGCTCAGGTCTTGGCCTATGTTTACCAGTTGAGGGCCGCCCGGCAGTTCGGCGGGGATACACCGGCGCCGCCCGCCGACTTGCGCGTGCCGGACGAGTTCAAACAGGGGCCGGAAGCCTGA
- the fliM gene encoding flagellar motor switch protein FliM, whose protein sequence is MAVQDLLSQEEIDALLHGVDGGQVDTEPVPSPHDGQARSYDFASQDRIVRGRMPTLEMINDRFIRHFRVSLFNLLRRSAEITVAGVQILKFSEYVHSLFVPTNLNVIRIQPLRGRALMVLDPNLVFTAVDNFFGGTGQYYNKVEGREFTPTEMRVIRIILDAVFRDMKEAWAPVLTVDFEYINSEVNPQFANIVSPAEVVVVSTIHIELEGGGGDLHVTIPYSMIEPIRDLLDAGIQSDRGQADDRWRSALRNEMMDVEVELYSALVEKTLSLHDILKMKPGDVIPVDIPEQVVVMIEDVPVFKGKFGVFNSNYAVKLLSRSQRMAEAEEPQDILAKIG, encoded by the coding sequence ATGGCCGTCCAGGATCTGCTCTCCCAGGAGGAAATTGACGCACTGCTGCATGGGGTGGATGGCGGCCAGGTCGACACGGAGCCGGTTCCGTCCCCTCACGATGGTCAGGCCAGATCCTACGACTTCGCCAGCCAGGACCGTATCGTGCGTGGGCGCATGCCCACGCTGGAGATGATCAACGACCGCTTCATCCGTCATTTCCGTGTCAGTTTGTTCAACTTGTTGCGCCGCTCAGCAGAGATCACCGTTGCCGGAGTCCAGATCCTCAAGTTCTCGGAGTACGTGCATAGCCTGTTCGTACCTACCAACCTGAATGTCATCCGCATTCAGCCCCTGCGCGGCAGGGCGCTGATGGTGCTGGACCCCAATCTCGTGTTTACCGCGGTGGACAATTTCTTCGGCGGCACCGGCCAGTACTACAACAAAGTGGAGGGAAGGGAGTTCACTCCGACCGAGATGCGCGTGATCCGCATCATCCTGGACGCGGTGTTCCGCGACATGAAGGAAGCCTGGGCGCCGGTGCTGACGGTGGACTTCGAATACATCAACTCGGAAGTGAACCCGCAGTTCGCCAATATCGTGAGTCCGGCGGAAGTAGTGGTCGTGTCCACTATCCATATCGAGTTGGAGGGCGGTGGGGGCGACCTGCACGTCACCATTCCCTATTCCATGATCGAACCTATCCGGGATCTGCTGGATGCCGGTATCCAGAGCGACCGCGGCCAGGCGGATGACCGTTGGCGCAGCGCCTTGCGCAACGAGATGATGGATGTGGAGGTGGAACTCTATAGTGCCCTGGTGGAAAAGACGCTGTCGCTCCACGACATACTCAAGATGAAGCCCGGGGATGTGATCCCTGTGGATATCCCGGAGCAGGTGGTTGTCATGATTGAGGATGTCCCCGTGTTCAAAGGCAAGTTCGGCGTCTTCAACTCCAACTACGCCGTCAAGCTGCTGAGCAGGTCGCAGCGAATGGCTGAAGCCGAGGAACCGCAGGACATATTGGCAAAGATTGGATGA
- the flhF gene encoding flagellar biosynthesis protein FlhF — translation MKIKRYFAPDIKQAIRMVREEQGPDAVILSNRKVDGGVEIVAARDFDEQSMMDQWPSGTSAQAREPSMAQPGETAVRKESQRRADEAFREATQSLRQTPPQPTSTPRSRPQTQARAETVAKPPSAPVRPQTAPVESPSNGMLMEMRKEMQQMRRMLDAHCSLSAWDSSLKSAPARLDLLRNLSERGFSKKIALQLANRLGGVADFSLAWQGCQDLIGSQLPIVEDNLLDYGGIVALVGPTGVGKTTTIAKLAARFRLKHGPRQVALITTDNYRIGAHDQLTTYGRILDVPVRSAADAGELRSLLNSFCDKRLVLIDTAGMGPKDLRLAEQLAVLRQDEIPVKSYLVLSAATQARVMEEAIAAFGAFDPKACILTKLDEAGQLGAAISVLIEKKLPVSLVTDGQQVPEDLHLARTHLLLDQCFADRADGRPDLEGYESYGYEDWVAYANV, via the coding sequence ATGAAGATCAAGCGGTACTTTGCTCCGGACATCAAGCAGGCCATTCGCATGGTACGCGAAGAGCAGGGGCCGGACGCCGTGATTCTGTCCAACCGCAAGGTGGATGGCGGCGTTGAGATCGTGGCGGCCCGCGATTTCGACGAGCAGTCGATGATGGATCAGTGGCCGTCCGGAACCAGCGCACAAGCGCGGGAACCGTCCATGGCACAGCCAGGGGAAACGGCCGTCCGCAAGGAATCGCAGCGCCGCGCAGACGAAGCGTTCCGCGAGGCCACCCAGTCCCTGCGTCAGACGCCGCCCCAGCCGACCAGCACGCCACGCAGCCGCCCACAGACGCAGGCGAGGGCTGAGACGGTGGCAAAGCCACCCTCAGCCCCGGTCCGTCCGCAAACAGCTCCGGTGGAAAGTCCGTCGAACGGCATGCTCATGGAGATGCGCAAGGAAATGCAGCAGATGCGGCGCATGCTGGATGCCCATTGCTCCTTGTCGGCTTGGGACAGTTCGTTGAAGTCCGCTCCCGCGCGCCTCGATTTGCTGCGCAACCTGTCGGAGCGCGGCTTTTCCAAGAAAATTGCCCTGCAATTAGCCAACCGCCTGGGCGGTGTGGCCGATTTTTCACTGGCCTGGCAGGGCTGCCAGGATTTGATCGGCAGCCAGTTGCCCATCGTCGAGGACAACCTGTTGGACTATGGCGGCATCGTCGCCCTGGTCGGTCCCACCGGCGTCGGCAAGACCACCACCATCGCCAAGCTGGCCGCGCGCTTTCGCCTAAAGCACGGGCCGCGCCAGGTGGCGCTGATCACCACCGATAACTACCGCATCGGGGCGCACGATCAGCTGACGACCTATGGGCGTATTCTGGACGTGCCGGTGCGCTCGGCGGCGGACGCGGGCGAGTTGCGGAGCCTGCTCAACAGTTTCTGCGATAAGCGCCTGGTGCTCATCGACACGGCTGGAATGGGCCCCAAGGACCTGCGGCTGGCGGAACAGCTCGCGGTCTTGCGCCAGGACGAGATTCCCGTGAAGTCCTACCTGGTCTTGTCGGCTGCGACCCAGGCGCGGGTCATGGAAGAGGCCATCGCGGCGTTTGGCGCCTTCGATCCCAAGGCCTGCATCCTTACCAAGCTGGATGAGGCGGGGCAGTTGGGCGCAGCGATTTCTGTCCTGATCGAGAAAAAACTGCCGGTATCCCTGGTGACCGATGGCCAGCAGGTGCCGGAAGACCTGCATCTGGCGCGAACTCATCTACTATTAGATCAGTGTTTTGCCGACCGCGCTGACGGGCGGCCCGACCTTGAAGGATATGAATCATACGGATATGAGGACTGGGTGGCATATGCCAATGTATAA